The proteins below come from a single Eubacterium limosum genomic window:
- a CDS encoding TetR/AcrR family transcriptional regulator — translation MRKQPEVTEQTKAKLRIAFWGLYKEKPIEKITIKEITDAAGYNRGTFYLYYKDVYDLFSKIEEELLEAIRILIHDNLPQKEGLDFAGHMGLIVKLSQQYSAYMSVLLSDHGDPTFVTRLKELIWPLLNRYVLDTSTLTIQEQSLLSEFYLSGLLAAITRWLETPGDMTIDQFIGFVMRQVFAGVVVV, via the coding sequence ATGAGAAAACAACCCGAAGTTACTGAACAGACCAAAGCAAAACTCAGAATAGCGTTCTGGGGTCTTTATAAAGAAAAGCCTATTGAAAAGATAACTATCAAGGAGATAACCGATGCCGCCGGGTATAACAGAGGTACCTTTTACCTTTATTATAAAGATGTCTACGACCTTTTTAGCAAGATCGAGGAGGAACTGCTGGAGGCTATACGCATTCTCATCCATGATAATCTGCCCCAGAAAGAGGGCCTGGATTTCGCGGGGCATATGGGATTAATTGTCAAGCTGTCCCAGCAGTACTCGGCCTATATGTCTGTACTTCTCAGCGATCACGGTGACCCTACCTTCGTTACACGGCTTAAGGAGCTTATCTGGCCTTTGCTTAACCGCTATGTTCTTGATACCAGCACCCTTACTATCCAGGAGCAGTCCCTCCTGTCGGAGTTTTACCTTTCTGGACTTTTGGCAGCCATAACCCGCTGGCTTGAGACTCCGGGCGATATGACCATCGACCAGTTTATCGGATTTGTGATGAGGCAGGTGTTTGCCGGGGTGGTGGTGGTGTGA
- a CDS encoding helix-turn-helix transcriptional regulator: protein MGKNLKIKAARAALDMTQKDLAEAVGVTRQTMNAIEKGDYNPTIKLCVAICRVLGKTLDELFWEEAE, encoded by the coding sequence ATGGGGAAGAACTTAAAGATCAAAGCTGCCAGGGCCGCCCTCGATATGACCCAGAAAGACCTGGCCGAGGCGGTCGGCGTTACCCGGCAGACCATGAACGCCATTGAGAAAGGGGACTATAACCCTACCATCAAGCTGTGCGTTGCGATCTGCAGGGTGCTTGGGAAAACACTGGACGAGCTTTTCTGGGAAGAAGCGGAGTGA
- a CDS encoding ABC transporter permease codes for MKNAFLKDIWRTIQKSRKRFFSILMITALGVTMLTGLKAACDDLRYSADRFFDTQKLYDISVMSTLGLTDEDVAALSQLDGVETAEGAYSETVYTQVDDKRQNAEVKVLSAKGLNEPYLLEGALPQKADEIAVTQKYMKDTGKALGDSLTILEDLATAEPVDSARDTDEWAADFEDEAEAPTFANTTYKITGVVLDPMDISNNEGASAFRSASTTDFTFFVTPRAVSSDVFTAVYLTLADSRDLICYSDAYKDSVQQVIQAIEAKIKTDREQVRTQFVTGEAANKIADAEQKMNTQFAEADAEFADAEQELADGRQKLTDGFRELENGAWELAGQEQTANAQFEAARQQINDGYAALIANAARLEDSSALLDEGEAQLSQGRELLAQKQAEVNAQLQSARALLDEEQAKLEDSQADLNAQEEALSGLFGPAWPNDLWDAWLAAPPESEAEAQSAFMAAFTPVLNGAVQAIDAQIAALDPADPDAAARLEALQAQKAQLQALPEAIPQLAGGLRQLTEGRKTLDENRVKLEQQQTEADTQFKATAETLEANATQLAAARAQLTEGRTQLLNGQNQLDAGAAELSSQEDNARRQLAEGRQTLENGRQELVDGETELNEGQAELTEKRQEYEDAKAKAEQKLADARTELSDVDTAKWYVQDRSALGGYASIESDAGSIEAVGTAFPIVFLVVAVLISLTTITRMVEEERGLIGTYKALGYRDAAIYSKYLLYSLAACLAGGILGDVCGFILLPKFVFTIFQILYMLPEYLFRFNLLYGLGGVLLFTVSISGAAAIACRTELIHMPDVLMCPKAPRGGSRVLLERIPALWNRLSFLNKVTMRNLFRYKKRLFMTVAGIMGCTALVLCGFAIKNSVNDLMPKQYEHIYQYDLMAVTSADDNTEVMERLSGDDNIANYINVLTGNVKLKKTAEGKEEKVQLIVVPEGHSLEGYIHLENTDGSTASLPDNGVLITENASRMLDLGTGDALFIQDDQLVQQESTVSGIVRNYLGNAVYMRQSVYDAMFGAYEPNAALAHLSDACTDHKAYADTLGRQDKILSVTSIAQLKESFSSAFSLVNSVVYLITAMAAGLAFIVLFSLSSTNISERTRELASMKVLGFYDKEVHLYVNKETLILTLIGILLGLPVGRALGGSLTYVLNMPSVHFAVYVEPISYAITALISFSFALIVNLMTNKTLDHIDMIDSLKSVE; via the coding sequence ATGAAAAACGCATTTCTTAAAGATATTTGGCGGACCATCCAGAAAAGCCGCAAACGCTTTTTTTCCATCCTCATGATCACAGCCCTTGGCGTCACCATGCTCACAGGCCTTAAAGCCGCCTGTGATGACCTGCGCTATTCGGCAGACCGTTTTTTTGATACTCAAAAGCTCTATGACATCTCGGTCATGTCCACCCTGGGGCTGACAGATGAGGATGTGGCAGCGCTCTCGCAGCTGGACGGCGTTGAAACGGCCGAGGGAGCCTACAGCGAGACCGTCTACACCCAGGTGGATGACAAGCGCCAGAACGCCGAGGTCAAGGTGCTGAGCGCCAAGGGCCTGAACGAGCCTTATCTGCTGGAGGGCGCTCTTCCGCAAAAGGCAGATGAGATCGCCGTGACGCAGAAATACATGAAGGACACCGGCAAAGCCCTTGGCGACTCGCTCACCATCCTGGAGGATCTGGCGACCGCTGAACCAGTGGACAGTGCCAGGGATACCGATGAATGGGCCGCAGACTTTGAGGACGAGGCCGAAGCGCCTACCTTTGCGAATACCACCTATAAGATCACTGGTGTGGTACTGGACCCCATGGATATCAGCAACAATGAGGGCGCCTCTGCCTTCCGTTCTGCCTCCACCACTGATTTCACCTTTTTTGTGACTCCCAGGGCTGTTAGCAGCGATGTCTTTACTGCTGTTTACCTGACGCTCGCGGACAGCCGCGACTTAATCTGCTACTCCGACGCGTATAAGGACAGTGTGCAGCAGGTTATTCAAGCCATTGAGGCTAAGATCAAAACGGACCGTGAGCAGGTGCGCACCCAGTTCGTTACTGGTGAGGCGGCCAACAAAATCGCCGATGCTGAGCAAAAAATGAACACGCAGTTTGCGGAGGCAGACGCCGAGTTCGCAGACGCCGAACAGGAGCTGGCCGATGGGCGGCAGAAGCTTACAGACGGTTTTCGGGAACTGGAAAACGGAGCGTGGGAGCTGGCTGGCCAGGAGCAGACAGCAAATGCCCAGTTTGAGGCAGCCCGGCAGCAGATAAACGACGGCTACGCTGCGCTTATCGCCAATGCCGCCAGGCTTGAGGATTCCAGCGCTTTGCTGGATGAGGGTGAGGCACAGCTGAGCCAGGGACGTGAGCTTCTGGCCCAAAAGCAGGCTGAGGTGAATGCCCAGCTGCAAAGCGCTCGTGCCCTGCTCGACGAGGAGCAGGCAAAGCTGGAGGACTCCCAGGCCGATTTAAACGCCCAGGAGGAAGCCCTGTCTGGTCTGTTTGGTCCAGCCTGGCCCAATGATCTCTGGGACGCCTGGCTCGCAGCGCCCCCGGAATCGGAAGCAGAGGCCCAGTCTGCCTTTATGGCTGCCTTTACGCCGGTGCTGAACGGCGCTGTTCAGGCCATCGACGCGCAGATTGCCGCTCTGGACCCGGCCGATCCGGATGCTGCTGCCCGGCTGGAAGCGCTTCAGGCCCAAAAGGCTCAGCTTCAGGCTCTGCCAGAGGCCATTCCTCAGCTGGCCGGCGGTCTGCGCCAGCTGACAGAGGGCCGTAAAACTCTGGATGAAAACCGCGTGAAGCTGGAACAGCAGCAGACCGAAGCCGACACCCAATTTAAGGCCACCGCCGAGACATTGGAGGCGAACGCCACGCAGCTCGCAGCTGCCCGGGCTCAGCTGACTGAGGGACGCACCCAGCTGCTGAACGGACAAAACCAGCTGGACGCTGGCGCGGCTGAGCTCTCCTCCCAGGAGGACAACGCCCGCAGGCAGCTGGCTGAGGGACGCCAAACCCTGGAAAACGGCCGTCAGGAGCTGGTGGACGGAGAAACCGAGCTAAACGAAGGACAGGCAGAGCTTACCGAAAAGCGTCAGGAATATGAGGATGCCAAAGCAAAGGCCGAGCAAAAGCTGGCAGACGCCCGGACCGAGCTGTCCGATGTCGACACGGCCAAATGGTATGTTCAGGACCGCAGCGCCCTGGGCGGCTACGCCAGTATTGAGAGCGACGCGGGCTCTATCGAGGCGGTCGGGACTGCGTTCCCCATTGTCTTTCTGGTGGTGGCGGTGCTCATCAGCCTGACCACCATCACCCGCATGGTTGAGGAGGAACGTGGGCTCATCGGTACCTACAAGGCACTGGGCTACCGGGATGCCGCCATTTACAGCAAGTACCTGCTTTACTCCTTGGCGGCCTGTCTGGCCGGCGGTATTCTGGGCGACGTCTGCGGCTTTATCCTGCTGCCCAAATTTGTGTTTACCATCTTCCAGATCCTTTATATGCTGCCGGAATACCTGTTCCGGTTTAACCTGCTCTATGGCCTGGGCGGTGTGCTGCTGTTCACCGTCAGTATTTCGGGTGCGGCGGCCATCGCCTGCCGCACCGAGCTCATTCATATGCCCGATGTGCTCATGTGCCCTAAGGCCCCGCGCGGCGGCTCACGGGTTCTGCTGGAACGTATTCCGGCGCTCTGGAACCGTCTCTCTTTTTTAAACAAGGTGACCATGCGAAACCTGTTCCGCTACAAAAAAAGGCTGTTTATGACCGTGGCGGGCATCATGGGCTGCACTGCCCTGGTGCTCTGCGGCTTTGCCATTAAAAACTCGGTCAACGACCTTATGCCCAAGCAGTATGAGCATATCTACCAGTATGACCTCATGGCTGTCACCTCTGCGGATGACAACACCGAGGTCATGGAGCGCCTGTCTGGGGATGATAACATTGCAAATTATATAAACGTGCTGACTGGCAATGTCAAGCTCAAAAAAACTGCCGAGGGCAAAGAGGAAAAGGTACAGCTCATCGTGGTGCCTGAGGGGCATTCCCTCGAAGGCTATATCCATCTCGAAAACACCGATGGCTCCACGGCTTCTCTGCCGGACAACGGTGTGCTGATCACGGAAAACGCCTCCCGTATGCTGGACCTCGGCACAGGGGATGCGCTCTTTATCCAGGATGACCAGCTGGTTCAGCAGGAATCAACCGTCTCGGGGATCGTGCGCAACTATCTTGGCAACGCGGTTTATATGCGCCAGAGCGTTTATGACGCGATGTTTGGCGCCTACGAGCCTAACGCTGCTCTCGCCCATCTTTCAGACGCCTGTACCGATCACAAGGCTTATGCCGATACTTTGGGCCGCCAGGATAAAATACTGTCGGTCACCAGCATTGCCCAGCTTAAGGAAAGCTTTTCCTCTGCCTTTTCCCTGGTGAACTCCGTCGTTTACCTGATTACGGCCATGGCGGCGGGTCTGGCCTTTATCGTGCTGTTTTCCCTGTCCTCTACCAATATATCGGAGCGGACGCGGGAGCTGGCCTCCATGAAGGTGCTTGGCTTCTATGACAAGGAGGTTCACCTCTATGTAAATAAGGAAACACTCATTCTCACCCTTATCGGCATCCTGCTGGGTCTGCCGGTCGGCCGTGCCCTGGGCGGCAGCCTGACCTATGTGCTCAACATGCCCTCGGTCCATTTTGCCGTCTATGTCGAGCCCATCAGCTACGCCATCACAGCGCTGATCTCTTTCAGCTTCGCGCTGATCGTCAACCTCATGACCAACAAGACCCTGGATCATATTGATATGATTGATTCCCTTAAGAGTGTGGAATAG